The following are encoded in a window of Mycoplasmopsis bovis PG45 genomic DNA:
- a CDS encoding ABC transporter substrate-binding protein, with amino-acid sequence MKRIKKILLGAIAFNSALIPLVAAKCGKIERNYDLGLVSEPINSLNYIKFSSVYKVLPSLVEAPIKSAPDEALKRILSLPELPIGAYNNEQRLTPEEIKQGKTQIDKYFEKVTPAATPSSRFYPLDQLGSTTGSLSSDRDEYQPVSILQSGGNAIQSMNILLNEGKSRWSNGDEVVADDYIDAIHYILDLSTGSQRLTTILQRKFAYAQAVVDIQQEYIKEFGITYQNPFQYPLFKKIDNKVMYDVFDPSYKELYPSQLEQILKDGKFKGKNLSQNEINEIKTKEHKILNKLKDAVKKLGLYSGRLYWNYSNREILSSIPYSPDFDPTKDETIIMLPNYDYLQGKHSEEELKQIPQRKAVKIKKYLFSDPRQKFSNLFQELMKKSRALKAKLSASYSDSNVDSYNQAVNKLYKENTLVNDFVDSFKPKNYRWHRELALDEYSLRIEYSASEPSSLSNVVQDMQSNLFPINRKFVETNGGINEFGLRHDKFLTAGAFLLSEVVLGPQGYLLLSKNPKYYSSDKTSSERIKIFFSSDPNINAALYDDKYIAATRIPAIQQLAYWTDKEYRKYMKKSSGFGTIALAFNLDDERFRKLPNNSDSKYLYDEDLRNAIYYAINRDEMLNIVGWNSSYPVITWTAFGQGSSSFGDAIEVGFDHLETYTKYDTEFTTPIPVQNYSHLNHLSKSYKFEHVDRTDKAFQLKIANQYMDAFKKKHPGLKKITLKYISNSTDEHQNAGIALQDFMTKAFGGFLEIEIKSLPENVYEDFRTKGEFDLLYRNFDAFGSDAYSYVKVFFRTDGIDSENAKQTGFRNNPSGSWTYEKYFKELGYKLDENGKVTISDERKKEVEKIKFRLGLANSAEKVWNKIVELSLRKETYKDEQGKIQHESLSQFNDRVTSFFTNQFTDEEIKQGWTEQSAFAIIAGLEKIVREAAPVVPLMEVDTYWEISRVGGTENLFTYSLQFAYDTAFPPKKNLPTDIREEEL; translated from the coding sequence ATGAAAAGAATTAAAAAAATTTTATTAGGGGCGATTGCATTCAATTCTGCCTTAATACCTTTAGTGGCTGCTAAATGTGGCAAAATTGAAAGAAATTATGACCTTGGATTAGTTTCTGAACCTATTAACTCCCTTAACTACATTAAATTCTCATCTGTTTATAAAGTGTTGCCATCATTAGTTGAAGCTCCTATAAAGTCTGCCCCTGATGAAGCACTTAAAAGAATTTTAAGTCTGCCAGAATTGCCTATTGGTGCCTATAACAATGAGCAAAGACTAACTCCTGAAGAAATTAAACAAGGCAAAACTCAAATTGATAAATACTTTGAAAAGGTTACTCCTGCTGCTACGCCTAGCTCAAGATTCTATCCTCTAGATCAGTTAGGCTCAACAACTGGTTCACTTAGCTCAGATAGAGACGAATATCAGCCAGTTAGCATCCTACAGTCTGGTGGAAATGCAATTCAGTCAATGAATATTCTGCTTAATGAAGGAAAAAGTCGCTGAAGCAATGGCGATGAAGTGGTAGCTGATGACTATATTGATGCTATTCACTATATTTTAGATTTATCAACTGGTAGTCAAAGACTTACAACTATTTTGCAAAGAAAATTTGCCTATGCTCAAGCTGTTGTTGACATTCAGCAAGAGTACATAAAGGAATTTGGTATAACCTATCAAAACCCTTTCCAATATCCTTTGTTTAAGAAAATAGATAACAAAGTAATGTACGATGTTTTTGATCCATCATACAAAGAACTTTATCCATCTCAGTTAGAGCAAATTCTTAAAGATGGTAAATTTAAAGGTAAAAACTTAAGTCAAAATGAAATTAATGAAATCAAAACTAAAGAACACAAAATTCTGAATAAACTAAAAGATGCAGTAAAAAAATTAGGCCTATATTCAGGAAGACTTTACTGAAATTATTCAAATAGAGAAATTCTTTCTAGCATTCCTTACTCGCCTGATTTTGATCCAACCAAAGATGAAACAATAATAATGCTTCCTAATTATGATTACTTACAAGGTAAACATAGCGAAGAAGAGTTAAAACAAATCCCGCAACGTAAGGCTGTTAAGATCAAAAAATATCTTTTTAGTGACCCTAGACAAAAGTTCTCTAACTTGTTTCAAGAATTAATGAAAAAGTCAAGAGCACTAAAAGCTAAGCTTTCTGCTTCTTATAGTGATAGTAATGTTGATTCGTACAATCAAGCTGTAAATAAGCTTTATAAGGAAAATACATTAGTTAATGATTTTGTTGATTCATTTAAACCAAAGAACTACAGATGACATCGTGAACTTGCTTTAGATGAATACTCACTAAGAATAGAGTACTCAGCTAGTGAACCTTCATCACTATCAAATGTTGTGCAAGATATGCAATCAAACTTGTTTCCTATTAACCGTAAGTTTGTTGAAACTAACGGGGGAATTAATGAATTTGGCCTAAGGCATGATAAGTTTTTAACTGCTGGAGCCTTCTTACTCAGTGAAGTTGTATTAGGGCCTCAAGGTTATTTATTGCTGTCTAAAAACCCAAAATATTACTCGTCAGACAAAACATCTAGCGAAAGAATCAAAATATTCTTTAGCTCTGATCCAAATATAAATGCCGCTTTATATGATGATAAATATATAGCAGCTACAAGAATTCCGGCTATCCAACAATTAGCATACTGAACTGATAAAGAATATAGAAAGTATATGAAGAAGTCATCAGGTTTTGGAACAATTGCTTTAGCGTTTAACCTTGATGATGAGAGATTTAGAAAACTTCCTAATAATTCTGATTCAAAATATTTGTATGATGAGGACTTAAGAAATGCTATTTATTATGCTATAAATAGGGATGAAATGCTTAACATCGTAGGCTGAAACTCATCATACCCAGTTATTACCTGAACGGCATTTGGTCAAGGTTCGTCATCATTTGGTGATGCCATCGAGGTAGGTTTTGACCACTTAGAAACATATACTAAATATGACACTGAATTTACAACACCTATCCCTGTTCAAAACTACAGCCACTTAAACCACTTGTCTAAATCTTATAAATTTGAACATGTTGATAGAACAGATAAGGCTTTTCAATTAAAAATAGCAAACCAATATATGGATGCATTTAAGAAAAAGCATCCAGGCTTAAAGAAAATAACACTTAAATACATTTCAAATTCGACTGATGAGCATCAAAACGCTGGTATTGCACTGCAAGACTTTATGACTAAAGCATTTGGTGGCTTCTTAGAAATTGAAATAAAAAGCTTACCAGAGAATGTTTATGAAGACTTTAGAACAAAAGGTGAATTTGACTTATTGTACAGAAACTTTGATGCCTTTGGTTCTGATGCATATAGCTATGTAAAAGTGTTCTTTAGAACTGATGGAATTGACAGTGAAAATGCTAAGCAAACTGGATTTAGAAACAACCCTTCAGGTTCATGAACATATGAAAAATACTTTAAAGAATTAGGCTATAAATTAGATGAAAACGGAAAAGTAACTATTTCGGATGAACGCAAAAAGGAAGTTGAAAAAATTAAATTCCGTCTTGGTTTAGCTAACTCAGCTGAAAAAGTTTGAAACAAAATTGTTGAGCTTTCTTTAAGAAAAGAAACCTATAAGGATGAGCAAGGAAAAATTCAACATGAATCCTTAAGTCAATTTAATGACAGGGTAACATCATTCTTTACAAATCAGTTCACTGATGAAGAGATTAAACAAGGATGAACTGAACAAAGCGCTTTTGCCATAATAGCTGGCTTAGAAAAAATAGTGCGTGAAGCAGCACCGGTTGTACCTTTAATGGAAGTTGACACATATTGAGAAATTTCTAGAGTTGGCGGCACTGAAAACTTATTTACTTACTCGTTGCAATTTGCTTATGACACAGCCTTTCCACCTAAGAAGAATCTGCCAACTGATATAAGAGAAGAGGAGCTATAG